In Nicotiana tabacum cultivar K326 chromosome 19, ASM71507v2, whole genome shotgun sequence, one DNA window encodes the following:
- the LOC107803188 gene encoding snakin-2 — protein MAISKTLFVSLVLSLLLLDQVQSIQTDQVTSNAISEAAYSYPKIDCGGACKARCRLSSRPRLCKRACGTCCARCNCVPPGTSGNTETCPCYANMTTHGNRRKCP, from the exons ATGGCCATTTCTAAAACTCTCTTTGTTTCATTAGTTCTCTCCTTGCTCCTCCTCGATCAAGTTCAATCCATTCAAACTGATCAAGTG ACCAGCAATGCTATTTCTGAAGCCGCTTATTCCTACCCGAAAATCG aTTGTGGGGGAGCATGTAAAGCAAGGTGCCGTTTATCATCAAGGCCAAGATTGTGTAAGAGAGCATGTGGAACTTGTTGTGCTAGATGTAACTGTGTTCCTCCTGGCACTTCTGGCAACACTGAAACTTGCCCTTGCTATGCAAATATGACTACTCACGGCAACAGACGCAAATGCCCTTAA
- the LOC107803179 gene encoding type III polyketide synthase B-like, giving the protein MGRLEKMEGGKKTNTGNATILALGKAFPHQLVMQEFLVDGYFKNTNCDDPELKQRLTRLCKTTTVKTRYVVMSEEILKKYPELAVEGLPTVKQRLDICNAAVTEMAIEASQSCINKWGRPISDITHVVYVSSSEARLPGGDLYLAKGLGLSPETKRVMLYFAGCSGGVAGIRVAKDIAENNPGSRVLLATSETTIIGFKPPSVDRPYDLVGVALFGDGAGAMIIGSNPIQDIERPLFELHTAIQHFLPDTEKIIDGRLTEEGISFKLERELPQIIEENIEDFCDKLISITGYNDREYNKLFWAVHPGGPAILNRLEKKLELSPEKLSASRRALADYGNASSNTIVYVLEYMLEEKKDKKKENQEDSNWGLILAFGPGITFEGILTKNLTV; this is encoded by the exons ATGGGGAGATTGGAGAAGATGGAAGGAGGGAAGAAGACCAACACCGGAAACGCTACCATCCTAGCTCTGGGCAAAGCCTTCCCTCATCAGCTTGTCATGCAAGAGTTTTTGGTTGATGGCTATTTCAAAAACACCAACTGCGACGATCCAGAACTCAAGCAGAGGCTCACCCGGCTAT GCAAGACAACAACAGTAAAAACAAGGTACGTGGTAATGTCAGAGGAGATCCTAAAGAAGTACCCTGAGTTAGCAGTCGAAGGCCTTCCAACAGTAAAACAAAGACTAGACATATGCAATGCAGCAGTTACAGAAATGGCAATTGAAGCCTCACAATCTTGTATTAACAAATGGGGCAGACCAATTTCAGACATTACTCACGTAGTATATGTTTCCTCAAGTGAAGCTAGATTGCCAGGAGGTGATCTTTATTTAGCAAAAGGACTTGGTTTAAGCCCAGAAACTAAACGAGTTATGTTATATTTTGCTGGCTGTTCTGGTGGAGTCGCGGGCATTCGTGTTGCTAAGGACATTGCTGAGAATAATCCAGGAAGCAGAGTCCTGTTAGCTACTTCTGAGACTACAATAATTGGGTTCAAACCACCAAGTGTTGACAGGCCATATGATTTAGTTGGAGTGGCTCTGTTTGGTGATGGTGCTGGAGCTATGATAATTGGCTCGAACCCGATTCAAGATATTGAAAGGCCTCTGTTTGAATTGCATACTGCTATTCAGCATTTCTTGCCTGACACAGAAAAGATCATTGATGGCAG GCTTACTGAAGAGGGAATTAGTTTCAAGCTCGAAAGAGAACTACCACAGATAATTGAAGAAAATATTGAAGATTTTTGTGACAAGTTAATTAGTATTACAGGATACAATGATAGAGAATACAACAAGCTATTTTGGGCAGTTCATCCCGGTGGTCCTGCTATTTTAAACAGGCTAGAAAAAAAGCTGGAATTGTCTCCTGAGAAATTGAGTGCTAGCAGAAGAGCATTGGCTGATTATGGAAATGCAAGTAGTAATACTATTGTTTATGTGTTAGAGTACATGTTAGAGGaaaagaaagataagaagaaagaaaatcaagaagatTCTAACTGGGGATTGATACTTGCATTTGGTCCTGGAATCACATTTGAGGGTATTCTCACAAAGAATCTCACCGTCTGA
- the LOC107803169 gene encoding 5'-methylthioadenosine/S-adenosylhomocysteine nucleosidase: protein MAPPPPPHGEKSAEVKEESAAVDNRPISTIVFIIAMQTEALPLVNKFQLTEDLDSLFPKGVPWVRFYGNYKGLAINIVCPGKDPALGVDGVGTVSASLVTYASIQALKPDLIINAGTAGAFGAKGASIGDVFLASEVAFHDRRIPIPVFDIYGVGSRKAFATPNLLKELNLKVGKLSTGDSLDMSPMDEASIVANDATVKDMEGAAVAYVADLLKVPVIFLKAVTDVVDGDKPTAEEFLQNLAAVTAALDQTATQVVDCISGKCLSEL, encoded by the exons atggctcctcctcctcctcctcacgGCGAAAAGTCAGCAGAAGTCAAGGAGGAGTCCGCCGCCGTTGATAACCGCCCtatctccaccatcgtcttcatCATCG CTATGCAAACGGAGGCGTTACCACTTGTTAACAAGTTTCAGCTTACTGAGGACCTCGATTCCTt GTTCCCAAAGGGAGTCCCTTGGGTGCGGTTCTATGGTAATTACAAGGGTCTCGCCATTAACATTGTTTGTCCTGGGAAAGACCCAGCATTGG GGGTCGATGGTGTGGGCACGGTATCTGCATCTCTTGTGACATATGCTTCTATCCAAGCATTAAAGCCAGACCTTATCATAAATGCTGGCACAGCAGGTGCATTTGGG GCCAAAGGTGCTTCTATAGGAGATGTGTTTCTTGCATCAGAAGTTGCTTTCCATGACAGAAGAATACCAATCCCA GTATTTGATATATATGGAGTTGGATCGCGGAAGGCTTTTGCTACACCCAATCTTCTGAAGGAGCTTAACCTAAAG GTTGGCAAACTGTCCACTGGTGACTCTCTTGATATGTCTCCAATGGATGAAGCATCTATCGTTGCAAATGATGCAACAGTTAAAGACATGGAG GGAGCAGCCGTAGCTTATGTGGCAGATCTGTTGAAAGTTCCTGTCATTTTTCTGAAAGCTGTGACAGACGTTGTGGATGGTGATAAACCAACAGCGGAGGAGTTTTTGCAAAATCTGGCAGCAGTAACAGCTGCTCTTGATCAAACTGCCACCCAAGTTGTTGATTGCATCAGTGGGAAATGCTTGTCCGAACTGTGA